The following are encoded in a window of Amycolatopsis lexingtonensis genomic DNA:
- a CDS encoding chitinase encodes MLGVPAATGQAPQAAAAACSAPNWVAGQWYDVGAVVKYTNGGYYRAKNANPGYDPIISTWYWEPYSCDGGGGTTCSYPNWVAGQWYDVGAIVKYTNGGYYRAKNANPGYDPIISTWYWEPYNCGGGTDPGNPGSFVVSEAQFNQIFPGRNSFYSYSGLTAALSAYPGFANTGSDTVKKQEAAAFLANVNHETGGLVYIVEQNTANYPHYCDWSQSYGCPAGQAAYYGRGPIQLSWNFNYKAAGDALGIDLLGNPWQVEQNSAVAWKTGLWYWNTQTGPGTMTPHNAMVNSRGFGETIRSINGSIECNGGNPAQVESRVSKYRQIASVLGVDPGANLYC; translated from the coding sequence GTGCTCGGCGTGCCCGCCGCCACCGGTCAGGCCCCGCAGGCCGCGGCCGCCGCCTGCAGCGCGCCCAACTGGGTCGCGGGCCAGTGGTACGACGTGGGCGCGGTCGTCAAGTACACCAACGGCGGCTACTACCGCGCCAAGAACGCCAACCCGGGCTACGACCCGATCATCAGCACCTGGTACTGGGAGCCCTACAGCTGCGACGGCGGGGGCGGCACCACGTGCAGCTACCCGAACTGGGTCGCCGGCCAGTGGTACGACGTCGGTGCGATCGTCAAGTACACCAACGGCGGCTACTACCGCGCCAAGAACGCCAACCCGGGCTACGACCCCATCATCAGCACCTGGTACTGGGAGCCGTACAACTGCGGCGGCGGCACGGATCCGGGCAACCCCGGCTCGTTCGTCGTCAGCGAGGCGCAGTTCAACCAGATCTTCCCCGGCCGCAACAGCTTCTACAGCTACAGCGGCCTGACCGCGGCCCTCTCGGCGTACCCCGGCTTCGCGAACACGGGCAGCGACACCGTGAAGAAGCAGGAAGCGGCGGCGTTCCTCGCGAACGTCAACCACGAAACCGGCGGCCTCGTCTACATCGTCGAACAGAACACGGCCAACTACCCGCACTACTGCGACTGGAGCCAGTCCTACGGCTGCCCGGCCGGCCAGGCCGCCTACTACGGCCGCGGCCCCATCCAGCTCAGCTGGAACTTCAACTACAAAGCCGCGGGTGACGCGCTCGGCATCGACCTGCTCGGCAATCCCTGGCAGGTCGAGCAGAACTCGGCCGTGGCCTGGAAGACCGGCCTCTGGTACTGGAACACCCAGACCGGCCCCGGCACGATGACCCCGCACAACGCGATGGTCAACAGCCGCGGCTTCGGCGAGACCATCCGCAGCATCAACGGCTCGATCGAGTGCAACGGCGGCAACCCCGCCCAGGTCGAGAGCCGGGTCTCGAAGTACCGCCAGATCGCTTCGGTCCTCGGCGTCGACCCCGGCGCGAACCTCTACTGCTGA
- a CDS encoding helix-turn-helix transcriptional regulator has protein sequence MRGTTVPPGTPCPPTRPGELPMHRLEVPAPHSPPIAVGTFDALGPLSRAEFPHRHTFHELVHVTGGTGAHVVELARWPLRPPHLGVIAPGQVHQWADVRGLDGHVVVFTDDFLLDYPADRELLRRLSARPWLELDARANAGVTRLIADLEDEYRRGGDDSESVLRALLHVLVVRAGRLPGTPEAPPAPAGAVAAEFARLSARTELGLWSVTAHAERIGVTPGHLTEAVKAATGRTAAQLLREARTREAQRFLLRTDLTVRQVASRVGFADPAYFCRFFRRETGLSPGDFRRAGEIHHD, from the coding sequence ATGCGCGGTACCACCGTTCCGCCCGGGACGCCCTGCCCGCCGACGAGGCCGGGCGAACTGCCGATGCACCGGCTGGAAGTGCCGGCCCCGCACTCACCCCCGATCGCCGTCGGCACGTTCGACGCGCTCGGGCCGCTGTCACGCGCGGAGTTCCCGCACCGGCACACCTTCCACGAGCTCGTCCACGTCACCGGCGGCACCGGCGCGCACGTCGTCGAGCTGGCGCGCTGGCCGTTGCGGCCGCCGCACCTCGGCGTCATCGCGCCGGGCCAGGTACACCAGTGGGCCGACGTCCGCGGCCTCGACGGGCACGTCGTCGTGTTCACCGACGACTTCCTCCTCGACTACCCCGCCGACCGCGAGCTGCTGCGGCGGCTGAGCGCGCGGCCGTGGCTGGAACTGGACGCCCGCGCGAACGCCGGTGTCACGCGGCTGATCGCCGATCTGGAAGACGAATACCGGCGCGGTGGCGATGACTCCGAGTCGGTGCTGCGCGCGCTGCTGCACGTCCTCGTCGTGCGCGCGGGACGCCTGCCGGGGACGCCGGAAGCGCCGCCCGCGCCCGCCGGCGCGGTGGCCGCGGAGTTCGCCCGGCTCTCCGCCCGCACCGAACTCGGGCTCTGGTCGGTGACCGCGCACGCCGAACGCATCGGCGTCACCCCCGGTCACCTCACCGAAGCGGTGAAGGCGGCGACCGGCCGCACCGCCGCGCAGCTGCTGCGCGAGGCCAGGACCCGGGAGGCGCAGCGGTTCCTGCTCCGGACGGACCTCACCGTGCGGCAGGTGGCGAGCCGCGTCGGGTTCGCCGATCCGGCCTACTTCTGCCGGTTCTTCCGCCGGGAGACCGGGCTCAGCCCCGGCGATTTCCGGCGCGCCGGGGAGATTCACCACGACTGA
- a CDS encoding thioester domain-containing protein, protein MRGGIAVLAAAAAVMVGAPSALADDGAARGRVSENAGTVGYRLNLEGGGDYITKLFSLKLSDGSTLKLYCVQITVGMRTDVDMVETPWNKYPAANSPFEKNSAKINWVLHHGYPGVGLDALGSTLSKAGVKVNDGISEREAIAATQAAVWHFSDGVNLNLTKPLAENNPAEANADVAALYGYLTGDENKGIAQQPKPTLNIAADKTEGAAGTKIGPFSVATSGDITSLTTELPDGVKVTDADGKELKSTDVKDGSKLFVDVPAGVKPGNGSFSLKVTGELDTGRLFVADNYAKKPAQSLIVADSEKTQVTAKAAATWTEAGAPATSTAPTTPGGAQSGGGDLANTGVDAAVPFGVGGLLLGGGALMLLVNRRRSRA, encoded by the coding sequence GTGCGTGGCGGGATCGCGGTGCTCGCCGCGGCTGCCGCGGTCATGGTCGGTGCCCCCTCGGCCCTCGCGGACGACGGCGCGGCGCGCGGCCGGGTCAGCGAAAACGCCGGCACCGTCGGCTACCGGCTCAACCTCGAGGGCGGCGGTGACTACATCACCAAGCTGTTCTCGCTGAAGCTGTCCGACGGCAGCACGCTCAAGCTCTACTGCGTGCAGATCACCGTCGGCATGCGCACCGACGTCGACATGGTCGAGACCCCGTGGAACAAGTACCCCGCCGCGAACTCGCCCTTCGAGAAGAACAGCGCGAAGATCAACTGGGTGCTGCACCACGGCTACCCGGGCGTCGGGCTGGACGCGCTGGGCAGCACGCTGTCGAAGGCCGGCGTCAAGGTCAACGACGGCATCTCCGAGCGCGAAGCGATCGCCGCCACGCAGGCCGCCGTGTGGCACTTCAGCGACGGCGTGAACCTGAACCTCACGAAGCCGCTGGCCGAGAACAACCCGGCCGAGGCCAACGCCGACGTCGCCGCGCTCTACGGCTACCTGACCGGTGACGAGAACAAGGGCATCGCGCAGCAGCCGAAGCCGACCCTGAACATCGCCGCGGACAAGACCGAAGGTGCCGCGGGCACCAAGATCGGCCCGTTCAGCGTCGCCACCTCCGGTGACATCACGTCGCTGACCACCGAGCTGCCCGACGGCGTCAAGGTCACCGACGCCGACGGCAAGGAGCTGAAGTCCACGGACGTCAAGGACGGCAGCAAGCTGTTCGTCGACGTCCCGGCCGGCGTGAAGCCGGGCAACGGCTCGTTCTCGCTCAAGGTCACCGGCGAGCTGGACACCGGCCGCCTGTTCGTCGCCGACAACTACGCCAAGAAGCCGGCGCAGTCGCTGATCGTCGCCGACTCGGAGAAGACCCAGGTGACCGCGAAGGCGGCCGCGACCTGGACCGAGGCGGGCGCCCCGGCCACCAGCACCGCGCCGACCACCCCGGGTGGCGCGCAGTCCGGTGGCGGCGACCTGGCCAACACCGGTGTCGACGCCGCGGTTCCGTTCGGTGTCGGCGGCCTGCTGCTGGGCGGCGGCGCGCTGATGCTGCTGGTCAACCGGCGTCGCAGCCGCGCGTAA
- a CDS encoding oxidoreductase: MANLGGTYPLGGEFTVTRMGYGAMQLAGPGVWGPPKDHDTAVAVLREAVDSGVTHLDTSDYYGPHTVNALIKEALHPYPENLCIVTKVGARRSEDKAWPAALSPEELTQAVHDNLRNLGVDALDVVNLRLSNAAGDYPVAMSLAEPFGVLAELREQGLIRQLGVSHVTAEQLDEAKAIAPVVCVQNQYNLAHRENDPLVDKCAAEGTAFVPYFPLGGFSPLQSGLLDDCAARVGATPMQVALAWLLQRSPSMLLIPGTSSPEHLRENLAAAELELPGDVLADLDRIGAP; the protein is encoded by the coding sequence ATGGCGAACCTGGGCGGCACCTACCCCCTCGGCGGCGAATTCACGGTCACCCGCATGGGATACGGCGCCATGCAGCTGGCCGGCCCCGGTGTCTGGGGGCCGCCGAAGGATCACGACACCGCCGTCGCCGTGCTGCGGGAAGCCGTCGACAGCGGGGTCACCCACCTCGACACCAGTGACTACTACGGTCCCCACACCGTCAACGCGCTCATCAAGGAAGCGCTCCACCCCTACCCCGAAAACCTCTGCATCGTCACGAAAGTGGGCGCGCGGCGGAGCGAAGACAAAGCCTGGCCCGCCGCGCTGTCGCCCGAAGAGCTCACCCAGGCCGTGCACGACAACCTGCGGAACCTCGGGGTCGACGCGCTCGACGTCGTCAACCTCCGGCTGAGCAACGCCGCCGGGGACTACCCCGTGGCGATGTCGCTCGCCGAACCGTTCGGGGTGCTCGCGGAACTGCGGGAACAGGGGCTCATCCGGCAGCTCGGCGTCAGTCACGTCACCGCCGAGCAGCTCGACGAGGCCAAGGCCATCGCGCCCGTCGTCTGCGTGCAGAACCAGTACAACCTCGCGCACCGCGAAAACGATCCGCTCGTCGACAAGTGCGCCGCCGAGGGGACCGCCTTCGTGCCGTACTTCCCGCTCGGCGGGTTCAGCCCGCTGCAGTCCGGGCTGCTCGACGACTGCGCCGCGCGGGTCGGGGCCACGCCGATGCAGGTTGCGCTGGCCTGGCTGCTGCAGCGGTCGCCGTCGATGCTGCTCATTCCCGGGACCTCGTCGCCGGAGCACCTGCGGGAGAACCTCGCCGCCGCCGAACTCGAACTGCCCGGCGATGTTCTCGCCGATCTGGACCGGATCGGCGCGCCCTGA
- a CDS encoding MFS transporter, with protein sequence MNLLDATIVQVAGPAIPGLAAAIPWFSAAYTLPFAAFLITGGRLGDVLGRAKVFKIGMAGFVLASLACAAAPDAGVLIGARAAQGAAAALVIPQTIGLIRALFDGAELAKALGTVGPVMGLSAVTGPLLGGLLTQAVSWRAAFLVNVPLGLAVLFAARLLREDHVAARLGGDPAGAALAGAGPREDRATTRPHLDPAGTALLAGAGPREDPAAARPRVDSIGSADAGPREDQSSTRPRIDPIGTVLVAAGAGLLVYPLLDPAGPDWRLLAAGVALLVAFGFHQRRSAAPLVEPSLFTHRGFPAALAGSLLFFAAMTGLMQVVPMQLQLGLGADVRTAGLTLLPLSAGLAVSSWFAGTRLVPRFGARVMFGGLALLLLGILAAIAVYASVPGYPWPLPIALALCGLGMGTFTVPFFTAALARVRPHETGSAAGLLNAVQQLGGTLGVALLGGLYLGSGTATAPLGLGAGLVVAAAAAVVPLSSRRGR encoded by the coding sequence ATGAACCTCCTCGACGCCACGATCGTTCAGGTCGCTGGCCCGGCGATCCCGGGCCTGGCGGCCGCGATCCCGTGGTTCAGCGCGGCGTACACGCTCCCGTTCGCGGCTTTCCTGATCACCGGCGGTCGCCTGGGCGACGTCCTCGGGCGCGCCAAGGTGTTCAAGATCGGCATGGCGGGCTTCGTACTCGCTTCGCTGGCGTGCGCGGCCGCCCCGGACGCGGGCGTCCTCATCGGCGCGAGGGCCGCCCAGGGCGCAGCGGCGGCACTGGTCATCCCGCAGACGATCGGCCTGATCCGAGCCCTGTTCGACGGCGCCGAACTCGCGAAGGCCCTGGGCACGGTAGGCCCGGTGATGGGTTTGTCGGCGGTCACCGGGCCGTTGCTGGGCGGGCTGCTCACGCAGGCGGTGTCTTGGCGAGCGGCGTTCCTGGTGAACGTCCCACTCGGCCTCGCGGTGCTCTTCGCCGCGCGGCTGCTGCGCGAAGACCATGTTGCCGCGCGGTTGGGGGGTGACCCGGCCGGTGCTGCGCTTGCCGGTGCAGGGCCGCGCGAGGACCGGGCCACCACGCGGCCGCACCTGGACCCGGCTGGCACTGCGCTCCTCGCTGGTGCGGGGCCGCGCGAGGACCCGGCTGCCGCTCGGCCGCGGGTCGACTCGATCGGCTCCGCCGATGCGGGGCCGCGCGAAGACCAATCCTCCACTCGGCCGCGGATCGACCCGATCGGCACCGTGCTCGTCGCCGCCGGCGCGGGGCTCCTCGTGTACCCGCTGCTCGACCCCGCCGGCCCGGACTGGCGCTTGCTCGCGGCCGGCGTCGCGCTACTCGTGGCGTTCGGATTCCACCAGCGCCGATCGGCCGCACCCCTGGTCGAGCCGAGCCTGTTCACCCACCGCGGCTTCCCGGCGGCGCTCGCCGGATCGCTGCTGTTCTTCGCGGCGATGACCGGGCTGATGCAGGTGGTACCGATGCAGCTCCAGCTCGGCCTGGGCGCCGACGTCCGCACCGCGGGCCTGACCCTGCTGCCGCTCTCGGCCGGGCTCGCGGTCTCGTCGTGGTTCGCCGGCACGCGGCTGGTGCCGAGGTTCGGCGCGCGCGTGATGTTCGGCGGGCTCGCGTTGTTGCTGCTCGGAATCCTCGCCGCGATCGCGGTCTACGCCTCGGTGCCGGGCTACCCGTGGCCGCTGCCGATCGCGCTGGCGCTGTGCGGGCTCGGGATGGGCACGTTCACGGTGCCGTTCTTCACCGCGGCACTGGCCCGCGTCCGGCCGCACGAGACGGGCTCGGCGGCCGGACTGCTCAACGCCGTCCAGCAGCTGGGTGGCACCCTCGGCGTCGCCCTTCTCGGCGGGCTCTACCTGGGCAGCGGCACGGCGACGGCACCGCTCGGCTTGGGGGCCGGGCTGGTCGTCGCCGCGGCCGCCGCGGTGGTTCCCCTCAGTAGTCGTCGCGGCCGGTGA
- a CDS encoding thioesterase II family protein, with the protein MSISIEAAEWIRRFHPAPAAPARLVCFPHAGGSASYFHPVSAALAPSVEVLAVQYPGRQDRYAEAPVDDLFVLADRLVDVLAAELTGPVAFFGHSMGASLAFEVARRLEERGTRLLALFVSGRRAPSAFRDERVHEKDDDALLAEVKRLSGTDSRVLEDDEILRMVLPALRSDYKAAELYRYRPGPDVSAPVVALIGDQDPKVTEAEARQWAERTSGGFELHSYPGGHFYLNDHAPAVIRLIGERLAR; encoded by the coding sequence ATGAGCATTTCCATCGAAGCCGCGGAGTGGATCCGGCGCTTCCACCCGGCGCCGGCCGCGCCGGCGCGGCTGGTGTGCTTCCCGCACGCCGGGGGATCGGCGAGCTACTTCCACCCCGTGTCGGCCGCGCTGGCGCCGTCGGTGGAGGTGCTGGCCGTGCAGTACCCCGGCCGCCAGGACCGGTACGCCGAAGCGCCGGTGGACGACCTGTTCGTGCTCGCCGACCGGCTGGTCGACGTGCTGGCCGCGGAGCTCACCGGGCCGGTCGCGTTCTTCGGCCACAGCATGGGCGCCAGCCTGGCGTTCGAGGTCGCACGGCGGCTCGAGGAGCGTGGCACGCGGCTGCTCGCCCTGTTCGTTTCCGGGCGGCGCGCGCCTTCGGCGTTCCGCGACGAGCGGGTCCACGAGAAGGACGACGACGCGCTGCTGGCCGAGGTCAAGCGGCTCAGCGGCACCGATTCGCGGGTGCTGGAGGACGACGAGATCCTCCGCATGGTGCTGCCCGCGCTGCGCAGCGACTACAAGGCCGCCGAGCTCTACCGCTACCGTCCCGGCCCGGACGTCAGTGCCCCGGTGGTCGCCCTGATCGGCGACCAGGACCCGAAGGTCACCGAGGCCGAGGCGCGGCAGTGGGCGGAGCGCACGTCCGGCGGGTTCGAGCTGCACAGCTACCCGGGCGGGCACTTCTACCTCAACGACCACGCCCCGGCGGTCATCCGGCTGATCGGCGAACGGCTCGCCCGCTGA
- a CDS encoding Lrp/AsnC family transcriptional regulator, translating to MAILDAIDRALIHALHVDGRAPFTKIGDVLGVSTQTVARRYRRLRAEASLRVVGLPDPQRAGQAEWMVRLTATPHAAQDLARALARRADTAWIKLMSGGTEICVNVQTPAASDHSLLLRDIPRTASVTAVSAHQLLHRYFGGPTAWLGRANSLDAAQVSALTPPSSGEGKPLTGEDAALLAALQRDGRASLAELAVATGWSAATVARRLADLQAGGTVFFDLEIDPALLGATTQALLWMAVAPAHLDDVAKTLATHEELALVAATTGPANLVALALCPDAAALHRYLTRRLGALEAIRTLETAPVLRTIKAAASR from the coding sequence ATGGCCATCCTTGACGCCATCGACCGCGCGCTGATCCATGCGCTGCACGTCGACGGACGGGCGCCGTTCACGAAGATCGGTGACGTCCTCGGCGTCTCGACGCAGACCGTGGCGCGGCGCTACCGGCGGCTTCGCGCCGAAGCGTCCCTTCGCGTTGTCGGGTTACCGGACCCGCAACGCGCCGGGCAGGCCGAGTGGATGGTCCGGCTGACCGCGACACCGCACGCCGCGCAAGATCTCGCCCGCGCGCTCGCGCGCCGCGCGGACACCGCGTGGATCAAGCTCATGTCCGGCGGCACCGAGATCTGCGTCAACGTCCAGACGCCCGCCGCGAGCGACCATTCGCTGCTGCTGCGGGACATCCCGCGCACGGCGAGCGTCACCGCGGTGTCGGCGCACCAGCTGCTGCACCGCTACTTCGGCGGCCCGACCGCGTGGCTCGGCCGGGCGAACTCGCTCGACGCGGCGCAGGTTTCGGCGTTGACGCCGCCGTCATCGGGCGAAGGCAAGCCGCTGACCGGCGAAGACGCCGCCTTGCTGGCCGCGCTGCAGCGGGACGGCCGCGCGAGCCTCGCCGAGCTGGCCGTGGCGACCGGCTGGTCGGCGGCGACCGTCGCACGCCGGCTGGCGGACCTCCAAGCCGGCGGCACGGTGTTCTTCGACCTCGAGATCGACCCGGCGCTGCTGGGCGCGACGACGCAGGCGCTGCTCTGGATGGCCGTCGCGCCGGCGCACCTCGACGACGTCGCGAAGACGCTCGCGACGCACGAAGAACTCGCGCTCGTCGCCGCCACCACCGGGCCGGCCAACCTGGTGGCGCTGGCCCTCTGCCCGGACGCGGCCGCGTTGCACCGCTACCTGACCCGCCGGCTGGGCGCGCTCGAGGCGATCCGGACGCTGGAAACCGCGCCCGTGCTGCGGACGATCAAGGCCGCCGCGTCCCGCTGA
- a CDS encoding TetR/AcrR family transcriptional regulator, which yields MSTVKSRREQYSEATRAALLSAATRRFFEHGFGGTALEDIAADIQATRGAIYHHFANKTALFEAVFEQLETEAMELSAAAAARADDPWAAAFAALDAFLDRCCDPVYGRLVWQEAPIALGWLRWQAAEEQFAYGLVEQLIKALVDGGDIDDQPLETTTRLVFGMLGTAGMALAEASDVDKARLKAEYAAVIGRMASGLRPSA from the coding sequence ATGTCGACCGTCAAGAGCCGGCGGGAGCAGTACTCCGAGGCCACCCGGGCCGCCCTGCTGTCGGCGGCCACCCGCCGGTTCTTCGAGCACGGCTTCGGTGGCACCGCCCTGGAGGACATCGCCGCCGACATCCAGGCGACGCGTGGCGCGATCTACCACCACTTCGCGAACAAGACGGCGCTCTTCGAGGCCGTGTTCGAGCAGTTGGAGACCGAGGCGATGGAGCTGTCCGCGGCCGCGGCGGCCCGTGCGGACGATCCGTGGGCGGCGGCCTTCGCCGCGCTCGACGCGTTCCTCGACCGCTGCTGCGACCCGGTGTACGGCCGGCTGGTCTGGCAGGAAGCCCCGATCGCCCTCGGCTGGCTGCGCTGGCAGGCGGCCGAGGAGCAGTTCGCCTACGGCCTGGTCGAGCAGCTGATCAAGGCGCTGGTGGACGGCGGCGACATCGACGACCAGCCGCTGGAGACGACGACCCGGCTGGTGTTCGGCATGCTCGGCACGGCCGGGATGGCGCTGGCCGAAGCGTCCGATGTGGACAAAGCGCGGCTGAAGGCGGAATACGCCGCGGTCATCGGGAGGATGGCTTCGGGACTACGCCCTTCGGCGTAA
- a CDS encoding class I SAM-dependent DNA methyltransferase: MTDDEFLNPTRATYAIVAESYDRFVPPLAEDVQDRALFTAFADLVRDGPVADLGCGTGRVTAFLAEAGLDVTGVDLSPEMLAVARRERPGLRFSEGSLLALDLPDGGLAGAVAWYSIIHTPPSRLPAVCAELFRVLRPGGYLQLGFHVGDKRHHRSDGYGHDGFSLDIYWLPVERVCRLVTDAGFEVMTQVLRDPAARVPQGRVLARKPE; the protein is encoded by the coding sequence GTGACCGATGACGAGTTCCTGAACCCCACCCGGGCCACGTACGCGATCGTGGCCGAGAGCTACGACCGGTTCGTGCCCCCGCTCGCCGAAGACGTCCAAGACCGCGCGCTGTTCACCGCCTTCGCCGACCTGGTGCGCGACGGCCCGGTCGCCGACCTCGGCTGCGGTACCGGGCGCGTGACGGCGTTCCTGGCCGAAGCGGGCCTGGACGTCACCGGTGTCGACCTGTCGCCCGAGATGCTCGCCGTCGCCCGCCGCGAGCGCCCCGGCCTGCGGTTTTCCGAGGGTTCCCTGCTCGCGCTCGACCTGCCGGACGGCGGTCTCGCCGGTGCGGTGGCGTGGTACTCGATCATCCACACGCCGCCGTCGAGGTTGCCGGCGGTGTGCGCCGAGCTGTTCCGGGTGCTGCGCCCGGGCGGCTACCTGCAGCTGGGGTTCCACGTCGGCGACAAGCGGCACCACCGCAGCGACGGCTACGGCCACGACGGGTTCTCGCTCGACATCTACTGGCTGCCGGTGGAGCGGGTCTGCAGGCTGGTGACCGATGCCGGGTTCGAAGTCATGACGCAGGTGCTGCGCGATCCGGCGGCGCGGGTGCCGCAGGGGAGGGTGCTGGCGCGGAAACCGGAGTGA
- a CDS encoding cytochrome P450, protein MTNTDELLFNPFAPGFFEDPYAQYKVLRDEDPVQSHPLGFWFVSRYEDVSALLRAGLSVEIQNLAAGPFLDQQAALAPAADPGALNLSMLDRDPPDHTRLRSLVTKVFTRRAVAALEPQIVSLVDASLERMAEKGTSDLVEELAFPLPFAVISTMLGMPPTDHARIRELSGTLVRSLEIVADEETARAIASADAELSAITRSVIEWKRNHPADDLLTALIAAEHDGQVLDGDELVAQVVLLYVAGHETTVNLIANGVNALLRNPDQLALLRAQPELASNAVEEFLRYDSPVQQTRRITTSPYSLAGKEIPAGTFVLACLGSANRDERFFGPDAAELRLDRPEARHQVSFGAGPHHCLGAALARLEGQVAISRLVQRFPDLGFAGTLEWNGRINLRGPAKFPVTVG, encoded by the coding sequence ATGACGAACACCGACGAGCTGCTCTTCAACCCGTTCGCGCCAGGGTTCTTCGAAGACCCGTACGCGCAGTACAAGGTGCTTCGCGACGAGGATCCGGTGCAGAGCCACCCGCTGGGTTTCTGGTTCGTCTCGCGCTACGAAGACGTCTCGGCGCTGCTGCGCGCGGGGCTCTCGGTGGAGATCCAGAACCTGGCCGCGGGCCCATTCCTCGACCAGCAGGCCGCGCTGGCCCCGGCCGCGGACCCCGGCGCGCTGAACCTGTCGATGCTCGACCGCGACCCGCCCGACCACACCCGCTTGCGCTCACTGGTGACGAAGGTGTTCACCCGCCGCGCGGTCGCGGCGCTCGAGCCGCAGATCGTCTCACTCGTCGACGCCTCGTTGGAGCGGATGGCGGAGAAGGGCACGTCGGACCTGGTCGAGGAACTGGCGTTCCCGCTGCCGTTCGCGGTGATTTCGACGATGCTCGGCATGCCGCCGACCGACCACGCACGCATCCGCGAGCTGAGCGGAACCCTGGTGCGCTCACTGGAGATCGTGGCGGACGAGGAGACGGCGCGGGCGATCGCGTCGGCGGACGCGGAGCTGTCGGCGATCACCCGTTCGGTGATCGAGTGGAAGCGCAACCACCCGGCGGACGACCTGCTTACGGCGTTGATCGCGGCTGAGCACGACGGGCAGGTCCTGGACGGGGACGAGCTGGTGGCGCAGGTGGTGCTGCTGTACGTGGCGGGTCACGAGACGACGGTCAACCTGATCGCCAATGGGGTGAACGCGTTGCTGCGGAACCCGGATCAGCTTGCGCTGCTGCGTGCTCAGCCGGAGCTGGCGTCGAATGCGGTGGAGGAGTTCTTGCGGTACGACTCGCCGGTGCAGCAGACGCGGCGGATCACGACTTCGCCTTATTCATTGGCGGGTAAGGAGATTCCGGCGGGGACTTTCGTGTTGGCCTGCTTGGGTTCGGCGAACCGGGATGAGCGGTTCTTCGGGCCGGATGCCGCGGAGTTGCGTTTGGACCGCCCGGAGGCGCGCCACCAGGTTTCGTTCGGTGCTGGGCCGCACCACTGCCTGGGTGCGGCGTTGGCGCGGCTGGAGGGTCAGGTGGCGATCAGCCGGTTGGTGCAGCGGTTCCCGGACCTCGGGTTCGCCGGGACGCTGGAGTGGAACGGGCGGATCAACCTGCGTGGTCCGGCGAAGTTTCCGGTTACCGTCGGGTGA
- a CDS encoding carbohydrate-binding protein, whose protein sequence is MDEENKLSRKTVLKAALAAGVAAPVALIGGPALARTTVAGGTVPALTPECHDGDEPTIEQTEGPYFKPNSPERTNLVTPGTQGTRLTVTGYVFGLACQPVNRALLDFWQADVNGAYDNTGYTFRGHQYTDAQGAFTLSTIVPGLYPGRTRHIHVKVQAPGRPILTTQLYFPNEPRNNTDTIFDARLLMTVRDNGSAKEAAFDFVLNVPQTGTPTPTTGVPTSTPPGGTSWAVGTSFAAGARVTYGGQGYVCLQGHTAQPGWEPPNVPALWQAG, encoded by the coding sequence ATGGACGAAGAGAACAAGCTCAGCCGCAAGACGGTGCTCAAGGCCGCGCTCGCGGCGGGTGTCGCCGCGCCGGTCGCGCTGATCGGCGGCCCCGCGCTCGCCCGCACCACCGTCGCCGGCGGCACCGTCCCGGCGCTGACCCCGGAGTGCCACGACGGCGACGAGCCGACGATCGAGCAGACCGAAGGCCCGTACTTCAAGCCGAATTCGCCCGAGCGGACCAACCTCGTCACGCCCGGTACCCAGGGCACCCGGCTCACCGTGACCGGGTACGTCTTCGGCCTCGCGTGCCAGCCGGTGAACCGCGCTCTGCTGGACTTCTGGCAGGCGGACGTCAACGGCGCCTACGACAACACCGGCTACACCTTCCGCGGCCACCAGTACACCGACGCACAGGGCGCGTTCACGCTGTCCACGATCGTGCCCGGCCTCTACCCGGGCCGGACGCGGCACATCCACGTCAAGGTGCAGGCCCCCGGCCGGCCGATCCTGACCACGCAGCTCTACTTCCCCAACGAGCCGCGCAACAACACCGACACGATCTTCGACGCGCGGCTGCTGATGACCGTGCGCGACAACGGTTCCGCGAAGGAGGCGGCGTTCGACTTCGTGCTCAACGTGCCGCAGACCGGCACCCCGACGCCGACGACGGGCGTGCCGACTTCCACGCCACCCGGGGGCACTTCCTGGGCGGTGGGCACCAGTTTCGCGGCGGGTGCCCGGGTCACCTACGGCGGTCAGGGGTACGTGTGCCTGCAGGGGCACACCGCCCAGCCGGGCTGGGAACCCCCGAACGTCCCGGCCCTGTGGCAGGCCGGGTGA
- a CDS encoding zf-HC2 domain-containing protein, with protein sequence MGRYDRTDLGAYSLGLLETAEAARVERHLAACQDCRQEVREFEAVRGMLDHLVQVEST encoded by the coding sequence ATGGGCCGGTACGACCGGACCGACCTCGGGGCCTACAGCCTGGGGTTGCTCGAGACCGCCGAGGCGGCGCGCGTGGAGCGGCACCTGGCGGCGTGCCAGGACTGCCGCCAGGAGGTTCGCGAGTTCGAGGCCGTCCGCGGCATGCTCGACCACCTGGTCCAAGTCGAGTCCACTTAG